A region from the Pogoniulus pusillus isolate bPogPus1 chromosome 13, bPogPus1.pri, whole genome shotgun sequence genome encodes:
- the GPR146 gene encoding probable G-protein coupled receptor 146, giving the protein MWSCETLNNSTEHSEDQHLCHDFHLVLSIFSLLYLIICFPIGLCYNGLLVLVNLYNKATMTMPDVYFVNIAIAGLIINALAPMYLLGLANTKWAIWNSNNEVYITLLILFNVSSLVTMYSTTLLSLDYYIERALPRTYMSSVYNTKHVCGFIWGGAMLTSFSSLLFYVCSHVSTKIIECSKMQNKEAAHAIMVFIGYVVPAVAVLYALILILRIRKEATPLDQDTGRLDPSVHRLLIATVCTQFTLWTPYYVTLLVSTFTNARGRTADENFSRILHFTKILSKFLAFSSSFVMPLLYRYINKNFPNKLRRLLKKLHCGSQGCSHERTVVQQVMT; this is encoded by the coding sequence ATGTGGAGCTGTGAAACTTTAAACAACAGTACTGAGCACAGCGAGGACCAGCATCTCTGCCATGACTTCCACCTTGTGCTTTCCATCTTTTCCCTACTCTACCTCATTATATGTTTCCCAATTGGCCTGTGTTACAATGGCCTGCTGGTCCTGGTTAATCTCTATAACAAAGCTACTATGACTATGCCAGATGTTTATTTTGTCAACATTGCCATTGCCGGTCTCATCATCAACGCTCTGGCACCAATGTACCTCCTAGGTCTTGCCAATACAAAATGGGCCATCTGGAATTCTAACAATGAAGTTTATATTACCTTGCTTATTTTGTTCAACGTCTCATCTTTAGTTACCATGTACTCTACTACGCTACTCAGCCTGGACTACTACATCGAACGCGCTCTGCCTAGGACTTACATGTCAAGCGTGTACAACACCAAACACGTCTGTGGATTCATATGGGGCGGTGCCATGCTGACgagtttttcctccctcctgttCTACGTCTGCAGCCACGTCTCCACTAAAATAATCGAGTGCTCCAAGATGCAGAACAAAGAAGCAGCTCATGCCATTATGGTCTTCATCGGGTACGTGGTGCCGGCCGTCGCTGTACTGTATGCACTGATCTTAATCCTGAGGATACGCAAAGAGGCCACGCCGCTGGATCAAGACACGGGACGGTTAGATCCATCGGTGCACAGGCTTTTGATTGCCACAGTCTGTACACAGTTCACCCTGTGGACACCCTATTACGTGACCCTCTTGGTGAGCACGTTTACTAACGCGCGAGGAAGAACGGCGGACGAGAATTTCAGCCGCATCCTACATTTTACCAAGATCCTGTCCAAATTCTTGGCTTTCTCGAGCAGCTTTGTCATGCCTTTGCTCTACAGGTACATTAACAAAAACTTCCCCAACAAACTACGGCGTCTGCTTAAGAAGCTACACTGTGGGAGCCAAGGGTGTTCTCATGAGCGCACAGTAGTACAGCAAGTCATGACGTAG